The Epinephelus lanceolatus isolate andai-2023 chromosome 14, ASM4190304v1, whole genome shotgun sequence genome has a window encoding:
- the klhl23 gene encoding kelch-like protein 23 isoform X1: MSHEQAEIYTYDFCDGDHPAELLDALRHFYISGLFTDVALQCGESGQVFHCHKALLSARSSYFKVMFTADMRERSNSVIKLTGVDCGILGVLVNYVYTAQVCITESNVQSLLEAADLLQFISVKQACEEFLIRLLDVDNCLGMHAFAELHLCPGLEREARRVMLSRFMEIIQQDEFLELDHERMRSVLAAQNLTAQRDEVLIDAVAKWVTHDLDNRVHCAAELLHSIHLDLDEIYFKTTLEVHRQCSLNSKGTFKSLIVQALRSNGKEMCAGRKMSSNMYIIGGYYWHPLCEVHIWDPISNTWVQGKDMPDHARESYSVTLLGANIYVTGGYRTNTVEALDTVSVYNCDYDEWTEACPMITARYYHCSVALHGCIYAVGGYRGGAPEQETEYYDPLKKKWFPLAKMIQGVGNATACVMGDKIYVTGGHYGYRGNCTYEKIQVYRTDVNEWSISTISPHPEYGLCSVALDNKLYLVGGQTTIADCYDIERDEWRPISVMKERRMECGAVVMNGCIYVTGGYSYSKGTYLQSIEKYDPELDSWEIVGTLPSPTRSHGSVCVYSV, from the exons ATGTCACATGAGCAAGCTGAAATCTACACATATGACTTCTGTGATGGTGACCACCCAGCAGAGCTCCTGGATGCTCTCAGGCACTTCTACATCAGTGGCTTGTTTACAGACGTTGCTCTACAATGTGGCGAGTCTGGGCAGGTGTTTCACTGCCACAAGGCGCTGCTGTCAGCCCGCAGCTCCTATTTCAAAGTCATGTTCACAGCTGACATGAGGGAGAGGTCAAACAGCGTCATCAAACTCACCGGGGTGGACTGCGGCATCTTGGGTGTGCTGGTGAATTATGTGTACACAGCGCAGGTGTGCATCACTGAGAGCAACGTGCAGAGTCTGTTGGAAGCTGCTGACCTGCTGCAGTTCATATCTGTGAAACAAGCATGTGAGGAGTTTCTCATTCGCCTCCTGGATGTGGACAACTGCCTGGGGATGCATGCTTTTGCTGAGCTGCACCTGTGTCCCGGTCTAGAGAGGGAGGCCCGCAGAGTGATGCTGAGCAGGTTCATGGAGATCATTCAGCAGGACGAGTTCCTAGAGCTGGACCATGAGAGGATGAGATCAGTTTTGGCAGCTCAGAACCTCACAGCGCAGAGGGATGAAGTGTTGATAGATGCTGTAGCCAAATGGGTGACCCATGACTTGGATAATCGTGTTCACTGTGCTGCAGAGTTGCTGCACTCCATCCATCTGGACCTGGATGAGATTTACTTCAAGACCACTTTAGAAGTGCACAGACAATGCTCTCTGAACAGTAAAGGGACGTTTAAATCTCTGATCGTTCAGGCTTTAAGATCCAATGGTAAGGAGATGTGTGCAGGCAGAAAAATGTCTTCCAACATGTATATCATTGGTGGATACTACTGGCACCCTCTCTGTGAGGTTCACATATGGGATCCAATCAGCAACACCTGGGTGCAAGGAAAAGACATGCCTGACCACGCAAGAGAGAGCTACAGCGTCACCTTACTTGGAGCAAATATCTATGTGACTGGTGGTTACAGGACAAACACTGTTGAGGCTCTGGACACAGTTTCTGTTTATAACTGTGACTATGATGAATGGACCGAGGCTTGCCCCATGATCACAGCTAGATACTACCATTGCTCGGTGGCTTTGCATGGCTGTATTTATGCAGTTGGAGGATACAGAGGAGGAGCTCCAGAGCAAGAGACTGAATATTATGATCCCCTGAAAAAGAAATGGTTCCCTTTGGCCAAAATGATCCAAG GTGTGGGAAATGCTACTGCCTGTGTAATGGGAGATAAAATCTATGTGACTGGAGGTCATTATGGGTACAGAGGAAACTGCACCTATGAAAAAATCCAAGTCTACAGGACAGATGTCAATGAGTGGAGTATCAGCACCATAAGTCCACATCCAG AGTACGGGCTGTGTTCAGTGGCTCTCGACAACAAGCTGTATTTGGTTGGAGGACAGACGACAATTGCAGACTGCTACGACATAGAGAGAGACGAATGGAGGCCAATATCGGtgatgaaggagaggaggatggaGTGTGGGGCGGTGGTAATGAATGGCTGTATTTATGTAACAGGAGGATACTCATACTCAAAGGGAACTTATCTGCAGAGCATTGAGAAATACGACCCCGAGCTGGACTCTTGGGAGATTGTGGGGACTCTTCCAAGCCCAACTAGATCACATGgaagtgtttgtgtttacagtgtATAG
- the phgdh gene encoding D-3-phosphoglycerate dehydrogenase: MAPISIKTVLISESVDPRCRGILEENGIRVTEKQNMKKDELLAEIKDYDGLVVRSATKVTADVINAATNLKIIGRAGTGVDNVDVDAATKKGIIVMNTPSGNTISAAELTCALLMSLSRNVPQAAMSMKQGNWDRKKFMGAELYGKVLGIVGLGRIGKEVASRMQSFGMRTIGYDPITPPEVAASWGVEPMSLEQLWPQCDYITVHTPLMPSTVGLLCDETFAKCKKGVKVVNCARGGIIDEAALLRALESGQCGGAGLDVFVEEPPKDRSLVNHPNVVSCPHLGASTKEAQARCGEDIALQIVDMVTGKKLVGAVNAQVLASTFSQESHQLIKLGEAVGAVLQSCSASVKPFKHVQITTQGDCMKSSTGYMTSSVLVGLLNQESGNCPNLINVLSLAKESGIMVNHTHCGSDGAASDVCKVEIEANGCSYKASGSVQGGVPVVLELGDSVFRQPVSLTGNLLFFKASASPQLLSSVAGLLATEGVEIESFSAPADRTGDLWYCVGVSSLLRDLSALKPLVKEAAQLSI; encoded by the exons ATGGCCCCTATCTCCATCAAGACTGTGCTGATCAGTGAAAGTGTGGACCCTCGCTGCAGGGGCATCCTGGAGGAAAACGGCATCCGAGTGACGGAGAAACAGAATATGAAGAAGGATGAGTTACTGGCGGAGATTAAG GACTACGATGGCCTTGTGGTTAGATCTGCAACAAAGGTAACGGCTGATGTCATCAATGCTGCTACTAATCTCAAAATCATTGGGAGAGCTGGAACTGGTGTGGACAATGTGGATGTAGACGCTGCAACCAAAAAGGGTATTATTGTCATGAA CACACCAAGCGGTAACACGATCAGTGCCGCCGAGCTGACATGTGCACTACTGATGAGCCTCTCAAG AAATGTGCCTCAAGCTGCAATGTCCATGAAACAAGGGAACTGGGATCGCAAAAAG TTCATGGGTGCAGAGCTGTACGGCAAAGTACTCGGAATAGTTGGACTTGGAAGAATAGGAAAGGAAGTCGCCTCAAGAATGCAGTCATTTGGCATGAGG ACGATCGGCTACGATCCAATCACTCCTCCTGAGGTGGCAGCCAGCTGGGGGGTGGAGCCGATGTCTCTGGAGCAGCTGTGGCCGCAGTGTGATTATATCACTGTCCATACTCCCCTAATGCCCTCCACTGTTG GTCTGCTTTGTGATGAAACATTTGCTAAATGCAAGAAAGGAGTGAAGGTTGTGAACTGTGCACGAGGGGGCATCATCGACGAGGCTGCTCTCCTCAGAGCTTTGGAGTCCGGGCAGTGTGGAGGAGCAGGGCTTGATGTCTTTGTTGAG GAGCCTCCTAAGGACCGCTCATTGGTCAACCATCCCAATGTCGTCAGCTGTCCTCACCTGGGAGCCAGTACGAAGGAAGCTCAGGCTCGCTGTGGGGAGGACATCGCTCTGCAGATTGTGGACATGGTGACTGGGAAGAAGCTGGTGGGAGCA GTAAACGCACAGGTTTTGGCCAGCACTTTCTCCCAGGAGTCTCACCAGCTGATCAAACTCGGAGAAGCTGTCGGAGCTGTGCTGCAGTCGTGCTCTGCTTCTGTGAAGCCGTTTAAACATGTCCAAATTACTACTCAAG GGGATTGCATGAAGTCCTCCACTGGTTACATGACTTCATCAGTACTGGTCGGACTGCTGAACCAAGAATCCGGCAACTGCCCGAACCTCATCAACGTACTAAGCCTGGCCAAGGAGTCTGGCATCATG GTAAACCATACCCACTGTGGGTCTGACGGGGCTGCCAGTGATGTGTGTAAGGTGGAGATCGAGGCCAACGGCTGCAGCTACAAAGCCAGTGGCTCAGTTCAAGGTGGAGTGCCGGTCGTGCTGGAGCTGGGCGATAGTGTGTTCAGACAGCCAGTCTCTCTAACTGGAAACCTGCTGTTCTTCAAGGCCTCCGCAAGTCCTCAGCTCCTATCCTCAGTGGCTG GACTTCTGGCCACAGAGGGAGTGGAGATTGAGTCCTTCAGTGCTCCCGCAGACCGCACTGGGGATCTGTGGTATTGTGTGGGGGTGTCCTCTCTCCTGCGGGACCTCAGTGCCTTGAAGCCTTTGGTTAAGGAGGCTGCACAACTCAGCATTTAG
- the ssb gene encoding lupus La protein, producing the protein MAENQEEMSPIEMKVARQIEYYFGDHNLPRDKFLKEQLQLDDGWVTLETMLKFNRLKSLTTEPSVIVEALQKSKTGLLEMSEDKTKIRRSADKPLPEMNDDYKDALKHKSVYMKGFPLDTSLDAIQDWLSGKGNIENIQMRRNLQRQFKGSVFICFDTEESSKQFLERSDIKSFKDNEMLVLSREDYHAKKAEERKQFKAETKAKAKQDKEQQQKNAEEKEMGLLLDEQTGCLLKFSGELEDVSREDFHDLFSGHGKIKWVNFTRGAKEGTLLFSGNAKEAFDKAKEACEGELKIKNNTVTWQVLEGDEEKEHMKKIIEAQQESFNRSKGRGGRGRSGGRGGRGGRRGRGGRDHGRTQFKGKKTKFESDDEDDDAPAAPKRELEDADGPAAKVAKTENGS; encoded by the exons ATGGCAGAAAACCAAGAAGAGATGTCTCCAATTGAGATGAAAGTGGCACGACAAATAGAG TACTACTTTGGGGATCACAATCTTCCAAGAGACAAGTTTCTCAAAGAACAGCTGCAGCTTGATGATGGCTGGGTGACTTTGGAGACGATGCTCAAATTCAACAG ACTGAAGTCTTTAACTACAGAACCCAGCGTCATCGTCGAAGCTCTCCAGAAATCAAAGACTGGCCTCTTGGAAATGAGCGAAGACAAGACTAAAATCAGGAGGTCTGCAGACAAACCCTTACCTGAAATGAATGATGACTACAAAGACGCACTTAAACACAAATCTGTGTACATG AAAGGTTTTCCTCTCGACACTTCCCTTGATGCGATTCAGGATTGGCTGAGTGGAAAAGGCAACATAGAAAACATTCAGATGAGAAGAAACCTGCAAAGGCAGTTCAAG GGATCGGTGTTTATCTGCTTTGACACAGAAGAGTCATCCAAGCAGTTCCTAGAACGCTCAGACATAAAGTCTTTCAAAGACAATGAGATGCTTGTGTTATCAAG AGAAGACTACCATGCAAAGaaagcagaagagagaaaacAGTTCAAAGCAGAGACAAAAGCAAAAGCTAAACA ggACAAGGAACAACAGCAGAAAAATgcagaagagaaagaaatg GGTCTGCTTTTGGATGAACAGACTGGTTGCCTGTTGAAGTTTTCAGGAGAGCTTGAAGATGTTTCCAGAGAGGACTTCCATGACTTGTTCTCTGGCCATGGAAAGATCAAGTGGGTTAATTTCACAAGAGGAGCCAAAGAG GGCACCCTCCTCTTCAGTGGGAATGCAAAGGAAGCGTTCGACAAGGCCAAAGAGGCATGCGAAGGGGAATTGAAAATCAAGAACAACACTGTTACATGGCAGGTGCTTGAGGGAGACGAGGAGAAAGAACACATGAAGAAGATCATCGAAGCCCAACAAGAATCATTCAACAGGTCCAAAGGCAGAG GTGGCAGAGGAAgatcaggaggcagaggaggaagaggaggccgAAGGGGACGAGGAGGCAGAGATCATGGCAGAACTCAGTTCAAAGGCAAAAAGACGAAGTTTGAaagtgatgatgaggatgatgatg CACCTGCAGCCCCAAAGAGAGAACTAGAAGATGCTGATGGCCCTGCAGCGAAGGTCGCCAAAACCGAAAACGGATCTTAG
- the klhl23 gene encoding kelch-like protein 23 isoform X2 has product MSHEQAEIYTYDFCDGDHPAELLDALRHFYISGLFTDVALQCGESGQVFHCHKALLSARSSYFKVMFTADMRERSNSVIKLTGVDCGILGVLVNYVYTAQVCITESNVQSLLEAADLLQFISVKQACEEFLIRLLDVDNCLGMHAFAELHLCPGLEREARRVMLSRFMEIIQQDEFLELDHERMRSVLAAQNLTAQRDEVLIDAVAKWVTHDLDNRVHCAAELLHSIHLDLDEIYFKTTLEVHRQCSLNSKGTFKSLIVQALRSNGKEMCAGRKMSSNMYIIGGYYWHPLCEVHIWDPISNTWVQGKDMPDHARESYSVTLLGANIYVTGGYRTNTVEALDTVSVYNCDYDEWTEACPMITARYYHCSVALHGCIYAVGGYRGGAPEQETEYYDPLKKKWFPLAKMIQEYGLCSVALDNKLYLVGGQTTIADCYDIERDEWRPISVMKERRMECGAVVMNGCIYVTGGYSYSKGTYLQSIEKYDPELDSWEIVGTLPSPTRSHGSVCVYSV; this is encoded by the exons ATGTCACATGAGCAAGCTGAAATCTACACATATGACTTCTGTGATGGTGACCACCCAGCAGAGCTCCTGGATGCTCTCAGGCACTTCTACATCAGTGGCTTGTTTACAGACGTTGCTCTACAATGTGGCGAGTCTGGGCAGGTGTTTCACTGCCACAAGGCGCTGCTGTCAGCCCGCAGCTCCTATTTCAAAGTCATGTTCACAGCTGACATGAGGGAGAGGTCAAACAGCGTCATCAAACTCACCGGGGTGGACTGCGGCATCTTGGGTGTGCTGGTGAATTATGTGTACACAGCGCAGGTGTGCATCACTGAGAGCAACGTGCAGAGTCTGTTGGAAGCTGCTGACCTGCTGCAGTTCATATCTGTGAAACAAGCATGTGAGGAGTTTCTCATTCGCCTCCTGGATGTGGACAACTGCCTGGGGATGCATGCTTTTGCTGAGCTGCACCTGTGTCCCGGTCTAGAGAGGGAGGCCCGCAGAGTGATGCTGAGCAGGTTCATGGAGATCATTCAGCAGGACGAGTTCCTAGAGCTGGACCATGAGAGGATGAGATCAGTTTTGGCAGCTCAGAACCTCACAGCGCAGAGGGATGAAGTGTTGATAGATGCTGTAGCCAAATGGGTGACCCATGACTTGGATAATCGTGTTCACTGTGCTGCAGAGTTGCTGCACTCCATCCATCTGGACCTGGATGAGATTTACTTCAAGACCACTTTAGAAGTGCACAGACAATGCTCTCTGAACAGTAAAGGGACGTTTAAATCTCTGATCGTTCAGGCTTTAAGATCCAATGGTAAGGAGATGTGTGCAGGCAGAAAAATGTCTTCCAACATGTATATCATTGGTGGATACTACTGGCACCCTCTCTGTGAGGTTCACATATGGGATCCAATCAGCAACACCTGGGTGCAAGGAAAAGACATGCCTGACCACGCAAGAGAGAGCTACAGCGTCACCTTACTTGGAGCAAATATCTATGTGACTGGTGGTTACAGGACAAACACTGTTGAGGCTCTGGACACAGTTTCTGTTTATAACTGTGACTATGATGAATGGACCGAGGCTTGCCCCATGATCACAGCTAGATACTACCATTGCTCGGTGGCTTTGCATGGCTGTATTTATGCAGTTGGAGGATACAGAGGAGGAGCTCCAGAGCAAGAGACTGAATATTATGATCCCCTGAAAAAGAAATGGTTCCCTTTGGCCAAAATGATCCAAG AGTACGGGCTGTGTTCAGTGGCTCTCGACAACAAGCTGTATTTGGTTGGAGGACAGACGACAATTGCAGACTGCTACGACATAGAGAGAGACGAATGGAGGCCAATATCGGtgatgaaggagaggaggatggaGTGTGGGGCGGTGGTAATGAATGGCTGTATTTATGTAACAGGAGGATACTCATACTCAAAGGGAACTTATCTGCAGAGCATTGAGAAATACGACCCCGAGCTGGACTCTTGGGAGATTGTGGGGACTCTTCCAAGCCCAACTAGATCACATGgaagtgtttgtgtttacagtgtATAG
- the mettl5 gene encoding rRNA N(6)-adenosine-methyltransferase METTL5, giving the protein MKLKELESCLQQVDVFEEPKILLEQYPTSPHIAACMLYTIQSTFDDIEGKLVADLGCGCGVLSIGAAMLDAGLCVGFDIDDDALDIFRRNAEEFEISNVDLVQCDLCSLEAEAYANKFDTVIMNPPFGTKHNQGMDMKFLQAALTMAKTAVYSLHKTSTREHIQKKANDWGVKMEVIAELRYDLPASYKFHKKKSVDIQVDFLRFSKA; this is encoded by the exons ATGAAACTTAAAGAGTTAGAGAGCTGTCTGCAGCAAGTGGACGTGTTTGAAGAGCCAAAAATCCTTCTGGAGCAATATCCAACCAGTCCTCATATTGCTG CATGCATGCTTTATACAATCCAGAGCACGTTTGATGACATTGAGGGTAAACTAGTGGCAGATCTGGGATGTGGCTGTGGAGTCCTCAGCATCGGGGCTGCAATGCTTGATGCAGG tttgtGTGTTGGCTTTGACATTGACGATGACGCGCTGGACATCTTCAGAAGGAACGCAGAGGAATTTGAGATTTCTAACGTGGACTTGGTCCAGTGTGACCTGTGCTCTCTGGAAGCAGAGGCTTATGCCAATAAGTTTGACACTGTAATAATGAATCCACCATTTGGGACAAAACACAACCAAG GCATGGACATGAAGTTCTTACAGGCTGCTTTAACAATGGCAAAGACAGCAGTGTATTCACTCCATAAAACATCAACACGAGAG CACATACAAAAGAAGGCTAATGACTGGGGAGTGAAGATGGAAGTAATAGCAG AACTAAGATACGACCTGCCAGCATCTTACAAGTTCCATAAAAAGAAATCG GTTGACATCCAGGTGGACTTCCTACGATTCTCCAAAGCCTGA